Genomic window (Equus asinus isolate D_3611 breed Donkey chromosome 8, EquAss-T2T_v2, whole genome shotgun sequence):
GCTGCATGGTCATCGGGGACCCAAGTTCCTTCCCCATCTTTCAGCTTTACTGTCCTAGTTCAGGGCTTCCATCCTCAAGGTTACCTCATGGTCCAAGTAGAATTCCAGCAATTGCAAACAGTAAGAAGGACAAAGGATGTACCTTACAACTGAGTCAGCCTTCCTAAGCAGCCATCCCAAAAGAGCCACACAATCATTGCTTTAATCTCACTAGAACTTCCATGGCCACACCTTGCAGGCATGTGAGGCTGGGAAATACAGTCTTACAGAGAGTCACATTGCTGCCTCAAATAAAATGGAGATTCAAATACTGAGAAATAAGAAGAATGCATATTGAGTGGCAAGTCATTGTCTCTGTCATAGCTTGGAAAGAATGTGACTCCTCATAACCTATGTCTTATACCTTTCCAAACCATATAGGCAAACGACGAAAATCCAATCCAAAACCCCTTGTTCTGAGTGAAGCTAGAAAACAGTTAATGATCTACAGACTACCTCAGGTCCTCCGGCTGCACCTTAAAAGATTCAGGTGAGCTTGCTCTGGGGCATCCCAGGTGACTGTGAGCTGTGGGAATAGCTGTTTCAAAGGCTTTAGTGAGGGCAAATGTCTGCTTTAGCGCTGGGAGGGGAACTTTGTTCCCTAGAGACCTTGCACATTCCATGAAGGCTAAGTGCTTCCTGCCCAGTGAGGCAGGTTGATGCTGGGGCCCTGCAGGACTGGACTTCCACATTCATGGCCCTGTTTAATTGGCTGGCCAGCCCCGGATGTCTGTGCCTGAAGATTTTCTAGCCTTTTATAGAGTCACCTTCAGAATAAAGTATGAGATAATCTGAAAAGCAGGGCAGGCAGTAAACTACAAAAAGATTATTGACTGAATTGCTTGTTTATAGAGATTTCTAGTTTCAGGGTATATTATGGAATATTCACAGGAAATATATGTGGACATTGGCTGTTTTATTGGCATGAAAACCAAAGCCCGAAGGTTTTCTCAGTTCCCTGTTTACCTACCTCTACCTATGACTGCATATGCCATTTTTTACTAGTAAGAAGTCTATATCCATATTCTAGGTGGTCTGGCCGTAATCATCGAGAGAAGATTGGGGTCCATGTCGTCTTTGACCAGGTATTAACCATGGAACCTTACTGCTGCAGGGACATGCTCTCCTCTCTTGACAAAGAGACCTTTGCCTATGATCTCTCCGCAGTGGTCATGCATCACGGGAAAGGGTTTGGCTCAGGACACTACACAGCCTATTGCTACAACACAGAGGGAGGTGCGTGCGCTTTACTCTGTGGGGTGGGGGACACGGAAAAGGGCTGGTTGTCCACATTTCATTGCGTTCCTTTTATTTCATCCATAAAGAGATATTACATACATTAAAATTCAGTGGAAAGAATGATGGAAGTTGTATTCAAATTTGGATATATCACTAAGTAACAACATGATTGTTCTAAGAATTGACAGGATCATGTAAAAGTGCTTAGCACAAAATGCTCAGTTAATGTCTgaagttattgttattattaatacttCTGCTGCGACCTCAGTTCCCTTCCTGGTTATGCAGAAATGACatgacctctctgacctcatggaGATGGTGTATTGATCTCACTAGCCTCAGCGCATAATACAGCTGAGGACATCTATTGACCACTTACTGTGTCTTGCTACCTCCCTCACAGTGGGATGGTGGGGATTCAAGGGCCCCTCCCAAGGAGCCTCCCAGATACTGCAATGAGGGGGGTGGGCTGTGGGTGTGTTTTCAGCGGTGTTCCGGTCTTGAACTCCTCAGTCCTTGGGGCAGCCAGGGGGAGCCTgtgaacaaataattttttattccttctaaatTTTCTGTTATCACTATTTACatttcccctctccttctcccttctctttctctctcttagtcCCCATCTGCTGGCTGTCTTTGTAGAAGGCCCTAATGGGCAATGAAAAAGCCTGAATAGAACGAGGACAAAAATTACAGTCAATATTCTAAGCAGTATTGTGCAGTTTGGTGGGGTTAAATCCAATGGTTACAGGAGTCTGTTGGtttcatttacttttctcttcCCCCACCACCATAATCAAGGGTTGGCTGTATTCAGAACGCCTCTGTCCCTTTCTTCATCTCCTGGTTTTGCCTGGTAACTGGAAATATAAGTTGGGtagtcattttctctctttctttcctttggtttccTAGGTTTTTGGGTCCACTGCAATGACTCAAAGCTGAATGTATGCAGTGTCGAGGAAGTGTGCAAAACTCAAGCCTACATCCTTTTTTACACTCAAAGAACAGTTCAGGGCAATGCAAGAATCTCAGAAACCCAACTCCAAGCTCAGGTGCAGTCCAGCAACAACGATGAGGGCAGACCACGGACCTTCCCCTGAATGGGAGGCATGTATCAAGGACTGGCTTGCTTTTAAACTATTGGTGTCTATTCATCTTTCCTCTTATAGGAAATAAGGTTTACTGCAGGAACAGATTACTAGGTTTGCCTCACTGGGTCTAGAGCAGAAGGTGCCAGGTGACTCATGTCCTATCATAAAATTTATAGTCTCTTTTGAATGCATTTGGAAATTCTCTCCTTtgataaaaccaatcaaaaggaGTAACTTCTATGAAGATTCTTTCATCAGTTGCTTCTGAATATAGAGGGATCTGGGTGGAGAAAAGAGGGAGTAAATTGCTTATATCCAGCCAGGAGAGCAGCCATGTTTCTTTCCATTATGTGATTCCGCTGCTAATCAGGACCTCCTTACAGCTTCAGAAGAACCCTCCTGATGTGAGCAGCCCTGGAGAGAGCACGTGAGGAGGGGCCCTGGGCTGGCAGCTTGCTGGATGGGATTGGTTCCAAGGTGGGAGGTGAAGTCTAAGGATTTGTTTCTACAAAGGAAATAACTCAAGGGTTGAAAACTTGCAGATTTCCTTTTTTAGGGGGTAGTAGTTGAAGAGTGGAATGCAATGCATGGAGCAAATTTCCCCATGCAAAATGGGAGGATTTTCAAGTGTCATAGCCTCCCTGGCTGCTGCTGTCATTTAACCATTCCACATCTTCTGAGGCTGGCATGAACATCCCTTCATTCTAAAGAAGGAGCAGTTCATATGGGGACACAATAAACTGGTACCTGACATGTTCTTTCTTGCATGCTGAGCCTCTGGGCACTCCTGGCTATCCAGTTCTATTCCTGGTTCAGGTCAGGTCAAGGTCTAGGGTTTGGTTTAAATTGGCCTTTAGGTCAGTTGTCTGAGGCTTTCTCAGAACTCAGTTAAGGGTGGGCAGGGATACTGGACCACCTTATCTGAATGCCTATCACCTGTTCTCACCTTGGTGCAGCATGCAGCTTTTCTTAGCTTGCAGCTTCTTCCTTGTACCTGGAGGGCTAGAATATTCTTGTTCACCACAAGGTTTGAGAGCTTTTGCTTTCCTAGGGCTTAGGAACCTGCCCCCTATATGTCTGAGCAGTTTATTGCTGATGGCCCTGGCCTATTTCCTCCAAAATCTGAAAATCTCTACTGTTTCTTTACCCAACCACACTCAGTCCATCAGAGAAAAGCAAGAGTGCCCTGTCCTTTACCCCAGTGCTagtaaaatatctttcttttaaaactggGTCAGTTTCTAAGTGGAATGAAATTGCCCAGATGGAAAAACCTCCTCCCCATCGGGCACTACTGAATTTCCCTTCTCAATCCTTTGCTTAGACTCACCAGTAACAGTGAATGCAAACCATAACTCCCATTGTGGGGGTTGCTGCAGCCTGCCTCAGCCTGTCACTATGAATGCTCATCTTTTGACTGAGTATATCATATCAATATTTCAATTCAGGTAGAAGTACAGTTGTCACTTGAAGGGAGTAGATGTGGAAGGGAgtttggggaggggtgggaagttGGGAAGACGCTAAAGATTAAGGGTCGTAGCTTTAGTGATGTTGATGAGCCACATTTCCCAAGCAGATCTGTAGCATCTGCTGTTGACCTCTTTTGAGATGAACTCTCCCATAGGACCTGCCAGATAGCACTGAGACATGGAAGAAATTCAGACAGAAAAGGGCTCACCCTGATAAAGGGGGAGtgactatattttaaattaaacttgcTTTTTCCAACACTGTGAGATTTCTGTAATATTCAGCTTTTATTTGGAAGCGATAGCGTATGGCATTTTTTATGCTGTTTGGTTTATATTGTCTACTGCAGGCTTCTTATGTACAAGCTTGGCCAGGGCTCACCCTCTTCCTGGACGCTGTTTTAAAGTGTCACAGCTGCCCATGCTGCCAGAGGCTCTGATGTGAAGCTATACTCTCTAGATCCACATTTTTAAGTCAGCATGATTGGCAATGACTTCTAGAGAAGCCCATTAACTCAAAAAAACCAAGGAGagtaaaaaggaaaggaaaatagaaactgTGCCTCACCTTTCATTGAATGCTCTATTTATTATTCTAGAAAAAGAgaacttacaaatggagaaaaactaatAGAGCATCTACTTCATCCCTCAGGCTGTCCAGGgggaaatacttaaaaaaaataaaatatgcatttaatgaAAAAGGatcttcaaatttaattttaaaaaatagttttataccAAATATTATAAGGGTTATTAAGCAGATTAAGGATTTTGTAAAATAACTGCTTAACCCATgtatcaaatgaataaaatcatttaaagcGAGTTGGAATAGAACTCAATATCAGAGTCCTCACCGAGCTGCACACTCTTGACGGTGCCCCTGCAGTCACAGACACCTCAGGTACCCAGAGGCAGCAGCACTAGACGCTGTTGAGAAGTTAGTATTTATggagatttttattaaaaaagagttCCCTGCTGCATAAGCCAGTAGCTGTTGTGAGGGAAATGTCCCTTTGCCTTTAATTTATTTACATACTGGAAGTAGATGAAGTTCTTAGTTGCATCTTTAAATTGAAACATtctgaagagaagaaaacaaccaCCAGGTAGAAGTTGACTAGAAGCTGCCAGATTACATCCCGCATCTCCTAACTGAACCTTATGGGCCTGCTTCTCTCCCAGATGAGTAGTTAGAGTCCTGTTCCAGGAACCCTTTGCAGTTGGCTGGTGTGTTTACTTTCTGCTGTAACCAGCCAAGGTGAACGCACCCTGGCCCTCAAAAATGATTTTTACCTCAATCTAGCTTGACCCTCATACTTGTGGTTGCCTGAGATGAGCATCCATGCTACTGTAAAAAAAGTTAGGAATGCTTTCAACAGCCAGGAACTGAAGCTCTTATTAAATGGTGGGCAGAGCTCTTGCCAGCTTtgacccagctcctctgaggctgaGGGGGGCAGTGCCACAATGTAAAGAATTTCCAGATGTCTCTTAAAACGTCatgaataaaactgaaaactgtaGAAGTGTTAATGTGTCCTatggactcaatagcagagtttatttttgtttttaacggCAAGGCTTCTAGAATCATTGATTGTATGAGTTCCCTACTCTGGCTATGCTTACAGTTCCATCCAAGTGCAAGAACTAATGAGGTTGGTTGGCTGGCAGTGGGGCACGGCCCTAGCCAGGCCCCAGCATAAGCCCAAGAGAGGTCGACAGTAGTGCAGAGTGAAAACTTGGGTGGGTAGGGGGTGGGAATGTGggtgggcaggcagggagggagaaacGGAGTTTGTTTTACTTACTGATAAAGCTTTGTGAACTAATTTTATACAATTCATAAAATTTGGTGCCTTGTACCCAATTATGGTTTGCATGGAACTGAAAAAGATTAAGGGGAAGGATTCCTTCTTGTCATTTCAAGTGGCAAATGGGTCTGTATAGTGTAAAGGACATTTGGTATCAgacttttttaaagcatttcataTCTCTTGCGTGTGAAAGCAAATTATCCTTACCAGCAAGTGCTGAAATTCTACTGTAATGTCCAAAATCTTTGTATTTGTAATTATTCATCAAATGGCTGCTTTTCAAGGTAGACTATGTAccccattctttttcaccatcccTTTTATGGTACAAACATTAACTCGGTCAGGTCTTTTCAAATCAGGATGGGAAGGCTATCCCTTCCTAAACATATATTATATCCCTATCTTGGGTTGTATCTTATGAGTGGAAGGGTTGCTTTTCCAGCTGGTTGGGAGAGCACAAATGTTCAGGAAAGGCCTTTTATTGTTTCTAATGCTGGGCAACTTATGGTAGAAGTCAGACAAAAATGGTTGCTCCTGAAGTCATACTTTCATTAGTTCTGAAGTTCTTTTGCACATTTCACGAAGCAGTATAGAACACAATCCCCCATATGTGAACCTTTAGATTGTAAGGCAATGCCAGTGCACTGTGTAATATGCAAAAGGGATGGCTCAAAGAACCTGTCCCAGCCCCCCAGCCCGTTTTCATCAGGTGCTGCCCTGGATGGTGCTGAGTGGCTGTGAGAGTGGAGGAGACCCAGTCTGCTCACCTGCAAGACTGTTTCTAGCATGTTCCTTTTACTGCGACCTTAAGGTTTTCACTGAGCTCATGAGACTTCACCAAAGGGTGTCTAAAAAGCTCACCACTGAAAGCACATTTGATAATTGGGTCCCTCAGCCTAATTACTGGCCTAATTAGGTAAGGAGGTTCTATCTTTGAAGTAAAACCTCCCATGGCCACTTAGTTTTTTACTGGGTAAGTATGCTCCTTGGTGGTTCGGATTCTTTTTTGAAGTCAGCACTACAGCTGAAAAGCGCCTTCTAAATATGACTGTGAGTCTAGTTTCTATCTTCTACATTTAAATTAACCATCTTTTGGTCTAGGGCTTTCACTTTAACCACTGTGTAGTCGTTCAACCACACATTGCTCTAAATACACCAGAGCTACTACCACATTGAGGCAAGTGGTCATTTTTATGGACTCTTTCCATACTTACTTCTGCTGGCACGTTTCCTAACCTAGGTAGTATATAAGGGATTTTCCTAGCACTGTGTTAACTAGCCAGGGCTGAAAACTGTGTGACAGAATGTAAAACTGACTTCCCTTGGGGAGAATGTTATGTGTTAGAATGGTAAAAGCCAGCACTTTCTTTTACAGAATAATTATCAATATTTCTTGAAATTGTAAATTTGGTTGCTTTATTTGCTAAATTCTTATCACATTGAGGAATTAAGCTAGTTTAAATGAAACTTTACCTGCATTATGGCTTTACAAACCAACCAACAGTAAACACTATTACTTGAAACTAAAACATTAAATTCTGAGTGAAATTTGAATTCTGCCTTTGGAAGCTGCCATGTCTTAATTTTTGCGAGATTTTGATTTTcaactttgaaaatttttatcaaatagaaTTATTCACAATTATGAGTTGATTGGGTAGCAGACTTCAAGGATATAAGTTTCATTCTATAAAGAACGGGAGGTGCTGCTATTTCTTGTATTAGCAGCGTCTGGTGCAGGTCTGAAGGGGGCTAGAATCTATGCTATGGCTTAAACGTCTCCTTCCTGCTCACCAGCCTATGTGAACCGTCCTCATCTTAACATCCATAAACCTGTCAAATGATCTGCGGTCCCAGTGTAGGCTCTTCACGGATCTTGGTTTCATGTTAAGAGAGCCACAGGCCTGAATTCACACAAGCTCAAACTCCTTTCTCCTAACATATGGGAGCTGCCTGATTAATACTCACAAGAAAATGGtgctttttattatatatatataattctcaAACAATTCCCAGCTTTCTTAACAAGATTTATGCTGGCAGGGTTGAGGAGGACTAGTCTGTCCTATTTACCTTTAGTGAACAGACTGCTAGAGACAACATCTGTCAACTGTAACAACTAGGCCACTGTGGTGCATTTATACTGACCCGCCTTTCCAATTCATGTCCTTTAACCTCATACCCGTTCCATAGGAGACTTGGCACTGAaaagcagtattttttaaaatgtaggaaaaaCAAGTAGAAGTAAATCAACTAAAAAAAATTGCCAAGGGGCACCTGTCTCTGTCTCCACATCTTTCTAAACCTACACGCCTCTTTCCATGTCAGTTCCTTACATATTCCATTTCCAAAGAAACCCAAACTCCTGGACAGTCACACTGCCATGAATTTTAGGGTCAGAAAACATCTATTTCCTTGTGAAGGAAGCAGCTTCCTCAAGCAGTGTCACTTTAGTGCCCACTGCCCAGGCTTACTTACACCTTGCCTCCACCTGCACACCACTGCCTTCTTTCTGCCAAAAGATCTCACTCTGTTACAGCAACACTGCCTCCCTGGTGCCTGgaacacccctccccccacacactaAAATGCTATGCAACACCAAATAGCTTCCTCCCTAGTATGGctcaaaaatgcaaattcctccAGAATAAGCTTCACAGTGGCTACAGTTtccgtttcttttttttgtttattatgaaGCAAACCACCTCTGTTACAATCCATGTTTGGGCTTTGTTCCTCTCTCTTTTGAGTGTGAAATATAAATCatgtttttatgatttttgtaaATCTTGACTTTTTACACCTTGTTTTTGTAAGCTGAAGTTtcttattaaaagaataaaatggctgTCTTTGTGTGCAGTctttatttcagatatttattaaaataccaTTAGCTTATTCCCTAAGAGCTGAGATCACCCCCTGCAGAAACTTAGGAACAGAACTTTACGGAACAGAAGACAACACTTTAGCTGAAGCCTGACTGCTGACCAGAGAATGGGATCCTGTGTGCACTCAGCAAAGCAAAGGACATCAGGCAGGGAAGGGACAGTGCCCGTCTGAATCAACTTCAGCTGCCATCAGGGCAAGTCTTGTGATGGTCACAGACTGGAGGCTCTGTTTTTGGAAGGTTCAAGTGCAGCACAGGGGTTCCAAGTGTCTGCAGACGACAGGACAACAGGTGGCATTAGAAATGTAAAAGCACTGCAGGGGAATTGGTAAGAGACTCAAGTCCCGTGCAACATCTGGAAACACATTTAACTAGGAAATTGCCAAGGGTTTTATGTCAAGTCTCTTTCCTATATTTTGTGAATAGATGATATACGTTATTGCTTCTCCCAGCCTCTAGGAATCCTAAGACGCGCAGAGAGGTGGTTAAGTGCTTACCTATCTGGCTACACCCCTGGCTGAGGTGCCATCAGGTCAATGTCACTCAAATTCCTAGCCAGCCAAACTCCTGCAGCAAAAAGTCCCAAATTGAGGATCAAGTTCCTAGAAAAAGAACGTATTCCGTTAACCCCGTGGTCACGGAGTCACCTGTCGTTGGTTAACGAAAgatactgggggaaaaaagacttaCCATCACCACTCGGAAAAGTGTCCCCGAGGCAAACGCACTGTTCTAGGAGTGCCGCAGCGTTCATCGTTACATGGTAGGTTGCCCAAGACCCACATAGTTATTTAGAGTTAGCTTCTGTGTCTCATAAGACCAGGATTAAATACAAAGGCCAAGCCAGCACGTGTCCGGGGCCAAAAAGCCGTGCCCCCTCCCCGGTCAGGGTGAGATTCTCTAGACACAGCCCGGTGACTGAAGAGACCGCTGCCGCCGCAGGGGAGCTCTCCCGGCCCGGGACCTCAGCAAAGCACAGCCGGAGCCACTAAGAGGCCAAGAGGCTGGCGGCGTAAAAACCCGGGGGCGCCAACCTCGACGAAGGGAAATAGGGATGCACGCGGGCGCGGAGGGACAAGCTCCCGGGCTCGGTTACCTTCGGAAATCATTCCTATCGGTGGCGAAGCGGTAGACGCCTCGAAGCCAGTCTCCCACGTTGTCCGGAATTTCGGGAGTCTCATTTGCCGAGCCGGCCGCGCTCACGCCAACCCCAGGGGAAGCCATAGCAGCACCTTCGCGCTCCGCAAAGCCTGTCAAGACGCCCCGTGTCGGCGCGGAGGAAGCACGCAACTTCCGGTCTCCCACTTCCGCCGGCCGGCAGGGGGCGCCGTTGCTCCGGGTGTGTCCGACACCCGGAGTAGAGGAACTCTGGCCGCGCGCCCACGACTCTGCAAGGGGAGGAGCACGGCCCGGCTCTCGTGTCCCCTGGTCCAGTTCCACCTCCGGCTCCCTCCAGGCCCTAGGCGCGCCAAGCCGGTCACCATCACACGTGACGTCTGAGTGATGACTTCATTGGCTCAGGAGGAGGATGCTGGGGATGAGGCTGTCCCAGCCTGTGGGGGCGGGGGTAGGGGCTAGCTCACAGGGGATGAACAGCTTTGGGGAATGCGGTTCCCCAAGAAATTCTCCATCAAAAGTCACAGAATGCTCTGGCTGCAAAGGGAGCACTTCAAGTTTATCATCTCGCCGCCTCTCGCAGGCGTGCTCCTGATTGCGTTCAGTCTAGGATTTTCATAGGGAGAGGAGAGCCTCGCTTTCCTGCCTTACAGATCACACCCCCCACCCGCCCTTTTGAGGGCTGCGCCACTAGCAAATGGTGCAGTGCTTCCTGGAGGTGTCGCTGTCCCCAACTTCGAGGCTTCTGGGGGTCTTCCAGGGCCGGGGAAGGCGCTGGCCTAAGAAAAAGCCTTCGGGTTCTGAgtcagaggaagaggagcaggtgGGACAGGGGGCGTCCTCCTCGGGATCAAGGGGCGTCTCCAGGCGGCCGTGCTCCCGCCCTTTGAGTGCCTCCGCCTTGTCCCCAGCTCGGCACTCCTGCTCCGGGCTGGACCCAAGCAGCCCCCTCTGGGTTTCTGGACTGGAGCTGGCGGCAGCGGCGAGAAGGGCTGCTCGGGAGATGGTCGCAGTGGTCAGTGGGGCGCGGTCCCCTCTTTCGACTGTTTCGAGCGCCGCCTCCCCTGTTGCGGGTCGCGTCAGAAACGCCCATCTCAGAGCCCCGAGTCTCCCTCTCCCAGATCCGGGCGGGGCGACCCCTGAAGCCAGTCCCAGTTGGGGCCCAgcctcccgccccgcccccgggccgtgcgcgccgccgccgccgccgcggcgaGTCCTCTCcgggccccgccgcccccgcctccGCCCACCAGAGGGCGGCCGCGGCCCCAGTCCGGGAGCGAGTCCCGCGCCGCAGCCCCAACCGCCGCGCGGGGTGGGTTCGGGAGGCCCTCGGAGCGCTCCGGCCAGGGACGCGCGGTGAGAGCTGCGGGCCCCGAGGCTCGGGTCTGGGGGGTGCGGTGGGGGGGAACGGGGGCGCTGCTGGAGGGACGGGACAGCGTGGGACCGGGGCGAGGGTCCCAGCCCGGGAGAACCCCCTCCTCAGCCCAGTCCAAGCCgctgcccccttcccctttgATCTGCACCTTCTCCTCCCTTACCAAGGGACGCCCGTCCTTCCGCAGTCGGGGCCCGGCTCGAGCCGGCGTCCGAATAGCGACTCTCAAAGCAGCCGGGGCAGCAGGGGCCGCCCCCCGGCAGGGCATAACGTCCCCCGCCCAAAGGCCCGGCGCAGTCCTGGCAGCAGAAGTGGTTCTCGTGCCAGCGCCATCCCTCGGCCTCAGTGCAGCGCCGGGAGAAGATCAGctgggagtgggagaggggaacagcgcattcattcattcattcattcactcattcatcatcCAGTAACCACACCTTCCACCCGGTTAACGCTAAAGCACGTCTACGGACATTCCCATTTGATCTACTCAGCCACTCTTGGACGCAGGCAGGGCCGATTGGCTTAGCCAGGATCCCCCAGCTAGCAGGTGGCACGGCCTGAAGTGCGACCCGGGTCTCCTGGACTCCCTGCCCAGGGTGCCGCGCTGCCGCTAGTGCCGACATTAAAGGAGTTCCTCGCATGGTCAGGCACAGCACTGGGCACTGGCATACTGAGACGAACGTCTGTCCAAGAGTCCCTGCTCTGGACAAATTCTCTCAGTCCAAGAAAATTTGGGGGACTCTCCTTGCGGGGGTTGGGGGCACAAAGGCAACGGGTCCCACATGCCCAGAACTCAAGTCACAGCACAGGGAACACAAAGGTCCCGGGCGGTTCCTAGTTCTCCGTACTGCACTCCGCGGTACTGGGAGAGGTGTCCCTTTACATCCTGCCACACTGGATCCTGGGCAGatccccccagcccctcccctcggGGCTGTACCTGGTCACAAGCAGGGCAGCGCGGCCGCAGCAGCTCAGCATGATGACGGCCGCAGTAGAGATGCCCATCGTGGTAGAAGTAGATGAGGTTCATCAGGACCTGGCCACAGGCTTGGCAAGCGAAGCAAGCCCGGTGCCAGCAGCGCCGCTCTCCTGCCCGGGCTGCGAACACTCCGTACTCCCCTGGCCTCAGCCGCTCTCTGCACTGCCAGCGGGGGTGCTGGGCTGATCAGAGGCGTCACCACCCTCCTAGCTTCCCTCCTGGCTCTtccaccccaaccccaacccaaCTGTTTTCCCCATACCCCTGGCAAAGCCACCTCTACTATAGGCTCCACCAAGAACCCCTAGACTTGGTTTCCCTTTTTCTTCAAGTTTGCCAAACTGTCAATCCCCAAACCCTTTCTCCCACCAGAGTCCCAGAAGCTAGCCCATTCTGCAGAAGTGAGAGGACaaagagcagaggaaggggaaTATTGAGGCCGGGGACTACATACCTTCTCACAGGTGCGTTCTTCCAGCTTGGGAGGTACCAGGCAGGCCACCCCCTGTCCCAGGGCCTCCCGCCTCCGCTGGGCACAGAAGAGCCGCAGCTCcgccagctcctcctccccaagGGCCAGGCAGTAGCGCTCCTGCAGAAACAGGCCTCCACTGTGACTGGGAGATCCCCAGCAGGCAAGACTGAAGATTGATTGGAGAGAAGGCTTAGCTGCTGGGTCAAAGGAAGGCTGTAGAACTTCAAGGAGGTGCAAGAGATGACAGCATAGAAAGGCattgaggaggagaggggaaagtcTCACTTCCCCCTAGAATGATCATCCCTCAGGTCCTGACAGCCCTGCAGCACTCAGCCCTGTCACCATATATTTAGGTCCTTGCGCCCAATGAATGGCAGCTCCATATCGCTTCCCATTGTGTTTTCCCTATTTATTCCATATTCTGTTTTGCCTCCCCAATGGAACTGTAAGCCTTTAGGCTGGGGACACGTAgggcctcaataaatatttaacaactataCTCACTACATTTGTACATTCCATTATCAGTTTTGAAAGTCGTTCACgtccattttctcatttgctcTTCAACTAACCACTGTGGTGGGCAGAGCAGATGGTACTGCACCCATTATGCAGACGTAACAActcaggctgggggtgggaggtgacTTCCCCCATTAGTGGCATAGCTAGGCCTTAAATGCATGTCCCTTGACTTCGGAACCAAGGTTCTTCCCGCAAAAAgtaaagagagggaaggaagagagaaggaagctgggccgAGGGAGACCCACATCGCTGTCCTGTGGAGGGAGCTGCTGCAGGAGGGTCCGAAGCCGAGGCCACTTGGGGGCTTGGCTGGTATCCAGGCCAGGGAGCCCCAATCTCAGAACTTCAGGATCC
Coding sequences:
- the TOMM6 gene encoding mitochondrial import receptor subunit TOM6 homolog; the protein is MASPGVGVSAAGSANETPEIPDNVGDWLRGVYRFATDRNDFRRNLILNLGLFAAGVWLARNLSDIDLMAPQPGV
- the PRICKLE4 gene encoding prickle-like protein 4, which codes for MSVLNSVWSHRGESLDPLEPGPPASSDSHAGHLAEEDPEETSAQDPEVLRLGLPGLDTSQAPKWPRLRTLLQQLPPQDSDERYCLALGEEELAELRLFCAQRRREALGQGVACLVPPKLEERTCEKCRERLRPGEYGVFAARAGERRCWHRACFACQACGQVLMNLIYFYHDGHLYCGRHHAELLRPRCPACDQLIFSRRCTEAEGWRWHENHFCCQDCAGPLGGGRYALPGGGPCCPGCFESRYSDAGSSRAPTAEGRASLGEAALETVERGDRAPLTTATISRAALLAAAASSSPETQRGLLGSSPEQECRAGDKAEALKGREHGRLETPLDPEEDAPCPTCSSSSDSEPEGFFLGQRLPRPWKTPRSLEVGDSDTSRKHCTIC